In Brachypodium distachyon strain Bd21 chromosome 5, Brachypodium_distachyon_v3.0, whole genome shotgun sequence, the genomic window CTTATTTTCTGGAGGTAATGATCTTGTTCCGGAGAACAAGTTACCAACTTTGATATATAACTTTGCATCGTTTGACGTGGTCTTGCATTCAGCAAGAAGTTGGAGAAGGCAAAGCTAAAGCAAGCAATGGAGAATGTGTTGATTCAAGATCCAATTCAGGATATTGGATAAATGCGATGATGTGTCGAAAAAACTGAGTCCGGGTCCAACATGTTGATGAATACGCTCACACACTTTTTCGACAGAGAGTCAGTCATATTGGTTTCGGATTTGTTCAATTAAAAGTTACCCTTTGTGTAATTTGGTTGTGTCCAACAAGCAGCCAAATACCACTTTCAGAACCCTAACTTACCATCTCGTCCTAACTTACCATCTCATTGAGATATTTGATAATATGTATATCcacaattttagattgcatctgtTATTTATCATATTCTTGCTTGTTGTTGAATTGTCTGCTAGAATAGACCTTCGTAGCCAATACAAGGCTGTTGCTAAGGCACATGGTCGGTGTACAGCATAGCATGAGTTGCATCAATAGTTATCCCCCTGAGCGAAAAATCGAGATACCTCTCATCCTGCTGCAACTGGTAAGCTAGTTTTAATTGAATAGAGGAGATGAAGGGGTTAAGTTACTCGCAGCCACACAATGGTTACCTAAAGTGCAACTTATCTTATTCTAGAATTTAGTGCAATACGAGTgaattattttaattcggtTGTACCAAATATATGGCCCACTCCGTGCCAAAAAAAATGGCCCATTGAAACTTTTTATTGATGATGTATAGTGCATGAGTTGCAGGAGCATCCTGCCCTCCTGACGAGGTCCATCAAAAAAATTTAGTGCATTAATTGTTTTATGTTGGTTGTAGTCCTTCCAAATATATGGTCCACTGAAACTTATACCTAACTGTCTCTTCCTTTTGAATGGAACACAGAGTAAAACGTTCTGATGATGCACTTACGATCTTTCAGCTTGTCTTAATATGTAAATTATACATGAGAGAAAATCATGAAAATGTGCTGTTGTGTTCCCGATTTGTTTTTTGTCCGGTACAGCCTACAGGACAGAATTGCAATTTAGAGATCTTCTACGAGCAGTCAAGCAAGTTCACCAGCTAACGAATTGTTCACACGGAATGCGTGAGATCATATATTACGTGTACACAAACACAAGTCTGCTGTTTGCTAACAAGCAGAAACACGTGAAAGCGCAAAGGGGTCGAAGCTAGCAGCTgattgattttgattttgattcacgttctcttcttttttaacGGGACTTTGATTCGCATTATATAAGTTTCCTTAGTATTGTCATTTCACATTCTTAAGCCAATTGTACATTTATTCCGTGCTGCCTATCCCTTCTTGTTTctgtgttaaaaaaaaaggtgtatGTTGGTCTCTGATtgtttatactccctccgattctaaattgttgtcgaaatattacatgtatctagacgttttttaagaatagatacatttatatttgaacaaatttggatcaagaatttaggatcagagagagtagtTAGGTAGGGCCTTCCGTCCCGACgttgcaaaagaaaaggtaacCGTAACACCATCCAAATTAGATTAGTCTGGATTTTTTACACGAACATATTAGAAGCACTAGTCAATTTAGTTTTTCACCCGTTGGCCTTAACTAATTCTCTTTAATTTGGTCTACCACCAGGAAGGATGTAACCGTGAATATGTTCATACTCATATTCTTGTCCCTAATTCATTTCTTCTATCAAATATATTCAACCTTAGAGGGAAATCACCCGTGGTAGATAAATAAGCCTTCGCAAATCATGATTCTTATAGAAAAACTATAGAAACTTCCAATAAATTAGTTCAATTCCTAGATGATGCTCCAAAAAAGGAACATGTGTTCCCAATGGTTCatactccctctctctctaattaattggcgccggccTTTTTCAAAGAAAACCCTGCaaattttcgaaataaatGTGGACTGCGTGTTAATTTCGAAAATTTACAGGGATTTTTTCATAAAAGTTTCAATAGAACGTGGACAGTTCATTTCAGGAATTtacagagtttttttttgcaaaaatccgacaattaatttgggacggaggaagtagtaatTTACAAAAGTTTGTGGTGATAGGTATGGGAAAATCACGACCATTTATTggcagtattttttttatcaattttGAATTTCTTTTAAAGATAATTATGTACTCCACAACCATTAGTATAGTGGACGAAGCTATCTCTCTTGAGTCTTAATTTGAGGGTCAAGGGATCATACATGCTCAGACGTACATGAAATCTAAAAATCTCAATCATCCAACTTTAATTCAGTGAATCAGAAATTTAGTTAGCTCCATGAACAATGGTTGTTGAGCTGGATGTTTGATTTTCATGCAATAACTCTGACCAACGGAATAGTAAATATTTTGAGCCATGCCAGGTATCGTGTGTTTTGCGATGTTTAAGACCTGGATGATTTCATTTGAATGCATGAGGCATGTTTacaatgttttatttttatcatttttttaTAACTTACAAGTTCCTTTGTTGAGGCTAAAAAATGTTAAGCGGCGGCACGATAACACGTGATCGGTCCAACACGCAAATGTGCATTGCACGTATATGCAAATGTACGGCTGCTAATTCATAAGTGTGCACTTGGCCTCCTACcgatatatttctttttgttagtTAGTTTGTAGCACATGAGTGCTAAAGGCAGAACAAATTTGTGCATGAAAAACATTGCTAGGCTAATTTATAAGTGTGCATCATTCAGTCCTCCCTAAAGCGTGCTAAAGCTTAAAGGCGAGCACTAAAACATGTAAATAATTTGTTCTCCCATGTTCCCTACCAACAAGTTCTAGTTattgttttttgtgtgtttcaCTTGTAATCTTTCGGTTTGGACTCTGTCCAACCTTTTTGACAATAAATAGCTCGCTGCAacgtttcgtcaaaaaaacatgtaactaaataaatatttaaaagaaaaatgaagttTGGATTTACTATTTTCCCTGTCCAATCCATAATCCAATAAACACCCCTCCCTCCAAAATCCAGAATCCATTTATCCATCCTTCCGCTTTGGTACGGCACCGCCGGCCACCCTCGCCGTGGCGCGCCTATTTAACCACCTCGCGCTCTCTCCCGCGCGCCTCACTGCCTCGGCTAGTCCAAACCGCAGGCTCCCAACCATGCAATCCCACGCCGCCCACGCCCTCGGGCTCCGTGGCCCCCCTCCCGCgctccccggccgccgccgcgctcgcccgTGGCGGCGCCCCGCCACggccgtccgcgccgccgtggcgccGCAGAGGGAGACTGACCCGAGGAAGCGGGTGGTGATCACGGGGCTGGGGCTGGTGTCGGTGTTCGGGAGCGAAGTGGACGGCTTCTACGACCGGCTCCTGGCCGGGGAGAGCGGGGTGCGGACTATCGACCGGTTCGACCCCGGCAGCTTCCCCACGAGATTCGCCGGGCAGATACGGGGGTTCTCTTCGGAGGGGTACATCGACGCCAAGAACGACCGGAGGATGGACGACTGCATCCGGTACTGCATCGTCAGCGGCAGGAAGGCGCTCGAGAGCGCCGGGCTCGACAGAGGCTCCGACGCGCACGGCAAGGTGAGTGAGAATGTGAGATGGAGTGTGACGCGACTCCTTGCCTCTGACTGAACTACTTCTCGGTTTCGTTTCGTGCGGGCAATATCAGAAGAGTGGACTCCTGACTCTTGAGTTGAAATTGAGTTCAATTCCTGTTTGATGTCTTTTATCCTCCAAATAGGAAGAATTGGTCTTCTTTATCGTAGTTAGTCTGTAGGAACACGTTAGAGTTCACATTTTCCTCCGGTAAGATTCCGATTGGCATTTTGTTTAGGAACACGTTAGAGTTCGCATTTTCCTCCGGTAAGATTCTGATTGGCATTTTGTTTAGGAACACGTTAGAGTTTACATTTTCCTCCGGTAAGATTCTGATTGGCATTTTGTTTTAGTGAGAAACTCACATGTGAATTCGATGCATTATATAGCAATGGCATATGTTATGTTTGGGTCCTTCGGTGTCAATTTTTCCTCCCTGAAAGGCCTGCCTGGTGCCACATACCAGTGTAGAATTCACTTTCAGGACATTATATGATTTATGAAAGAATGAAGATTGTGTTATTTGTGTTTGGCTGGAAATGGAAATGAACTGTGTATGTCTGTATGAACCTTTTTGGATTTATGCATGATCTCAAATTCTGCATTCAATCTTTGCATCATTGCTATCAGATATTCAAAATACTTGGATGGTGTCCCTACAAAGACATGGAAATTGAAACTAAATTGTTCACGCAATGGCAACTGTACTGGTGgtcaacagaaaaaaaaggtctAACTGAATCTTGGTTTGAGAAAAAAGGATAAATTTGATCTTATTGCTAGCGAGATTATGTTAGTTTGTATTGTTTCCAAAATTTATTTGTCTTGGTACAAAACTACAAAACGACTTGACAACGGAAGAAAATCAAGAAAGATACTCCTTATGtctaaaaccatgacaagaattatgggacggagggactaAAATTGAGTGATTTGATATCAACTATGGTGTGACCTTTTTTATACTTACGTGACACTACTTACTGTATAAGCTAATAGAGTACTGCAGGTGAACTGCCTTAAAATCTCTGTGTGCATGTACAAGTTCAACTTCAGTCATCTGCCTCAAACACTTTTTGCCCTGTTTCGAGAAAAGGGGATAAATTGGCTTATTGGAGCGAGATTATCTCAGTGTGTATTGTTTCCAAAATTTATCTGCCTTAGTACAAAATGACTTGACAAcggaagaaaaacaagaaagacAAAATTGAGTGATTTGCTATCGACTATGGTGTGAAACTAATTTTGTACTTACGTGACACCACTTACTGTATAAgctaataagtgtcgctgatttatcagcgacacttattatggatcggagagagtagatcACTACAGACGAACTGATTTAAAATCTCTGTGAGCATGTGCAAGTTCAATTTCAGTCATCTGCCTCAAACAGTTTTTGCtctgtttctttgttttcatttgctGTATcttagcattttcttttttgggtgTGTTTTTTTCTGTGTGTTTGGTCTTTGCCATCACTGTGGCTTGTAAGTCTTGACTATTGATGCTTCtgagttttttcttctaataCAAATGACGTGCATTCAGGCGCACgttcgagaaaaaaatcatCCCCTCTTGACACATGTTTGCAGACCTTAGAACATAGCACTTGTTTCTAACCATAATCAATTGTTGATTGCAATAACCAATCATCCCATTTTTCCGGAGTTGAACTATCAATTCATTTGATGATCCCTTATGTGATTGATTAAGCTGCTTGTTGCTTCTGACCATGTAGCCTGTTAATTGGTGGCAACCATAATTTCTTTACCGCAGTAAATTCTTCGGTGTTCGTTTCCCCCCATTTTGAAACGTCTTTTTCGCTAACTACGTCATTATGTACAGATTGATCTAGGGCGGGCTGGTGTTCTTGTGGGAACTGGCATGGGTGGCCTTTCAGTGTTCTCCAATGGTGTTCAGAACCTTATTGAGAAGGGATATAGAAAAATTTCACCATTCTTTATCCCATATGCTATAAGTAACATGGGCTCAGCTTTGCTTGCTACGGATGTTGGTTTCATGGGTCCCAATTACTCAATTTCAACTGCATGTGCAACCTCCAACTACTGCTTTTATGCTGCTGCGAACCATATTCGTCGTGGTGAGGCTGATGTTATCGTTGCTGGTGGAACTGAAGCAGCTATCATTCCAATTGGCCTTGGAGGTTTTGTGGCCTGTAGAGCACTATCACAACGGAATGATGACCCAGAAACTGCATCTAGGCCATGGGATAAAGAGCGAGATGGCTTTGTTATGGGTGAAGGTGCTGGTGTACTGGTATGCGTTGTCGATTAACAAAATAGCGTTTTTGAATACTGATACAATGTCAAGAATTATCTTAATCGTTTGATTTCCTTCTTTTGAATGTGATGTTTGCTTCAGGTTGTTCTTTCATGTCCCAGTGCCCCACAAGGCTACCATGAATTTCAGTCATCTTTCAGATATACTACTAACATTATTATTTATCCACTTGTGTCACTTAAACATTGAAGCTCTTGTTCAACAATAGGTTATGGAGAGCCTGGAGCACGCTATAAAGCGTGATGCACCAATAATTGCTGAATACTTAGGAGGTGCGGTTAACTGTGATGCTTACCATATGACCGATCCAAGATCAGATGGATTGGGTGTATCATCCTGTATTGCAAAGAGTCTAGAAGATGCAGGTGTTGCGCCAGAGGAGGTATCTCTACAATTCATGTTgcagcctttttttttatcctggCAGCTTTTCTCAAAGTTCTCCTATTCTAATATCATAAGTCAAAATATTGGTCTAACTGTAAGGTAGATTGACATTGTCATCTGGAAAACAATTGGCAAGATGCCCTTTCTTACTATGCTAGTTGGGTGcattttgaaacaaaatctTTGGTGATTAGAATAAATATCActagtttattttttataaactcAGTGTTGTCCTGCTTAGGTATACTTCTAGGTGTGTCCTTTTTCCGGTACTCTTTTTTATTCTTAATGCAGATTAGCATTCAGCACCTTTTGATTCCTTTCATTTCGTTTCTAGGTGAACTACATCAATGCACACGCAACTTCTACACTTGCTGGTGACTTGGCTGAAGTAAGAGCCATCAAGCAAGTCTTCAAGAATTTGTCGGAGACTAAGATTAATTCAACAAAGGTTTTCTCACTTCCACAAGGAATATGTCATTTCATCATTTCATGGTTGCTCCCTTATCCGATGTTACTTCCTTTCCTGCCAGTCTATGATAGGACATTGCCTGGGCGCAGCTGGTGGGTTAGAAGCTATTGCCACTATCAAATCCATAACCAATGGATGGGTCCATCCTACCATTAACCAATTTGTAAGTAATCTTTATCCTTTTTCAATCTCCTTATCGGGCCCTATGGTGCTTTGTACTTCGTACATGTTGACAAAGTTCAAGGCAGAAGTATTACTGGCAAGAGTTTAACATTCTGTTTTACCTACTTTGAGTTAACGGCATAGGTTAATAACTTATTTAAGTTTCAACACCATCCATGTTTCTTACAATTCACAAGTTGTCGGCGTCAGGAGGTGACCaattaaaagaaaacaaaatccagTGCATTCTTGCAAtatactactactccctccgatccataataagtgtctaagatttagtacaaagtacaaagttgtactaagtctgagatgcttattatggattggagggagtaactttaAGTGTCAGGATGGAAGACAAAAGCTCATTTTACAAACTTCCTGGTTTATTTATTGTCACATGCTCTGAGAGTTTCTCATGTTTCAAATTGGTACTCTTTTATAGAACTCAGAGCCTGAAGTTGACTTTGATACAGTAGCTAATGAAAAGAAGCAGCATGAAGTGAATGTTGGTGAGTTTTTCCATCCCTGCACAACAGTTCATTCTGAACAACGCCTCGCTCCAGGCCTGCTCTCTCTTGAACGGGGTAACGGGGCACATCTTGATGGCCACTTGTTCATCAAACAGAACTCAAGAAATTTACCATCCCTTTGTGCACAGTCCTCTTCCTAGGTCCTTTTATCTTAAGCATGTTTGCTGTCTTTTGAATGCAGCCATTTCCAACTCATTTGGATTTGGAGGGCACAATTCGGTGGTAGTATTCACGCCGTTCAAGCCATGATTTGCCTTAGCTTCCAAAACATACAACCCGGCACGTGACATTCTCTCGTGGCTGATAATTTAGCAAGGAGAATGCCTTTATGTAGCATGCTTGATTTTATACCGGCTTTTGTTCGCCTTCAAGGAGCAAGTTTTGATGATTGCTTGAGCCGTTGTTTATACGATTATTCTTTCGGGTGCTCCCCGATTCCTCGTGTGTACAGTGTTGTAAGAAACTGGAACATTGTAAAGAATCCTCAGTAATTTCTAATTTGGTTATATAGTTTGATAGTTTCTCCGCCGTTCTTCCCCTTTCTTGTGCTACTTGTCGTAGACCAAGGCCATGTTTGGTACACATGAATAAAAACACGGGAATAGGAGGAAACATAGGTAGTAGGAATGTAGGCGTACAAGAAGGATTCCCATTTGGAACGCCGGAAAAGAATTGCATGAATTTTCCTTGTGCAAATTAAAACTACATTTTCTTGACATTATAGATGTTTTCGGTTTAAGTTTTAGGTCTCATGTACTACTGTACGTACTTAATTAGcgtttcatttttttgttatgAATGACAAACGCTGATGGGGAAGATCCATCAGAGAACATGGATGGACACACAAGTTTTTCCTAAGAAGATACTCtttccgtccacaaataagtgtacttttagatttgtcctaagtcaaagaTATCAAAGACCCATTTTCTTGGAAAACGTAGCAACATTTACGACACGAAATTAGCATCATTAGATCCCTTTTGaatgtagtttcataatataccaATTTGATTTCATATGTGTTGTTACTTTTTTCAACAAAGTTGATCAAAGTTAAAAGAAATTAACTCAGGACAAAACTAGATGTACatttatttgtggacggatgAAGTAGGCGGCACACTTCATCCATTTATTATCTGACATCCTGTGGCTTCTATATCCTCTCCACAGAAAGGGTGAGCTCCATTTGAGTCCTTTGAGCATCCGGACAGCGGTGGTCTGCTTATTGCTACGACTTTTCtcttagggcatgtacaatggttgataaaaACCACATTCTTATgtgttccacgtcatttagaTAAGACATCAAAATGTGTTGTACAATAAATCATCTCTTAGTGCCTTATCTTATTTTGAAATGTAATTTCATAATATACCGATTTGATTTCATATGTGTTGTTACTTTTTTCAACAAAGTTGATCAAAGTTAAAAGAAATTAACTCAGGACAAAACTAGATGTACatttatttgtggacggatggagtaggTGGCACACTTCATCCATTTATTATCTGACATCCTGTGGCTTCTATATCCTCTCCACAAAAAGCGTGAGCTCCATTTCGAGTCCTTTGAGCATCCAGACAGCGGTGGTCTGCTTATTGCTACGACCTCTCTCTTAGGGCATGTATAATGGTTGATAAAACCACATTCTTATgtgttccacgtcatttagaTAAGACATCAAAACGTGTTGTACAATAAATCATCTCTTAGTGCCTTATCTTACAATTAATGtctagatgaataaaattaatcaaataaatgttaagaaaaggcgaaatctagtacaatgagtaatttgccttttctttgtcTTATCCTTCTTGTGAAAAGATCATCTCTTAGCTAAGAGAAGGCTAATGTCTTTCTTCACCTCTCTCTTCCACAATCAGCAATTATCCTACGTGGCAggcttaaaaaaaagttgacgTAATCCCATTGTACGCGCCCTTATGGTTAGATCACAGGCAATACAGTTGAACGAACGATCTTCTTCGCTGTTGGTTAGGACATTCTCAACATCTATTACTTTGACCATTATTAAAGAGAAACGAACATTTTATTTCACCACTGCTATAACAAAATCCCCAATAGTGCTATTAAGAGCCGGTAATTAGATAGAAAAAGCAATAAATTCATGTAAGAGCGTGGAACCAATAAAGTAAATGTTTAGCAACAAAGAGTTTTTTCAACAAGTATTTTCTTGTTACTTATGACTTGACATGAAAAGTCAAAACGATTTCTTATACTCCATCCATCTGTTTCTTATGACGTATTTTTTTCGGcgtctttgaccaagaattagtctattaatattttttaatgaaataaaattgatatcattgatTTGTATTCAAAATTACTCCTTTCGTCTgatattaagtgtcgcaactttgtctagactAGCATCACCAACGGAAAAAATCCGCAGATAACAAGAACAACATAATAGTTAGATTATGGAACAATGCCAGTAAATTCTACCTAAGCTTTGTTGGATTTGAACTATGAACACAATCTCATACAAATTGGAGAGTAAAGGTAGAATGAGAAGATCGAGTGGAGGAAGTGTTAGTGTTGGGGCCTAGGAGGAACTGTTATTGTTTGTTTCTCTAACCCGCAGGTTTGCATGGTCCAACTTGCCCCGAGTGAGAAGAGAAATATTAGGAAAGAGTGAACCCATGTCCACTGACTCCAAACTCTTTATAAGTAGAGTTGCACACTTTATACAagacggagaaagtacttttgtttatgttactagctaaatgcacgTGAGTTGCTACGGAATTAAAAGTTTGTGTTACATACATGAGTTGttttaaatatttatatgTTCATATTTTCCAACTTTATGCTAAATACAAATTCTCTGAAAGTATTTATTTGAGAAAACAATTATCTCAAAAGTAGACATCAAACCAAACCAactacaataaaaaaaattgatacatATTTATATCACATTGAATGGGTTGCAATCAAGTGGTTATCTAACAAACTAGAGAATAGTCTAGTCTCAACAGGGGTGGTTGACGACCGTCAACTCgaatctttataagtgtaaaaATGATTTGCATCACATTTGTCATACGTTGAcgagtaattcttggtcaaatgCTCgttcagaaaaaataaaatactcctACGTCCTATCTTATTTTAAGAAACGGAGTGAGTGAGTACAATGAACCGACAGTACTTCACTTTTtcgttgtttttctttttcgcaTCATAAAAAATCTTTGGTGACACACTCTTTAGCAACAAGTGACATGCATCGTCAGATATGCCGTCACAAAGTGCCATTTTCGAAAAGACGAGGTACGGGATCAAGCAAGCAAATGAAAAGTGCGAAGCGACTCAATGGAGGTATGGACTGgcgcaaaagaaaaacggaGTAGGTACGGAAACGTCGCTCGTTAATACGACTAATCACCACACGGAAAGTCGGAAGTCGGAAAATACAATTCCTCGTGCCGCTCAGTATccatcagaattcagaagtGCTGCGCGTTGGTTTTCCGGCCGGACAGGAGAGGAGACTCGATTCCGACTCCTCCCAGcgatgcaatgcaatgcaatgccaATGGGTGGAAAGTGGCGAACGGTCTTCCTTCCTGCCTGCCGGCCGACGCGTCAGGCTCCAGGAAGCCCAAAAATATCCCCaccccaccgccggccgcttTCTCCGACCCGACCCGCCTGAGCCCATCCTCGTTCCGGCCTGGCCCAAGTCAACCCGCCCCGCCGAGCCCCAACCGGATTCCCCCCCTCCTCAAAGCaccgccggcaccgccgctcCACCACCATCGACCCCAAACCAGATCGGGTCTCCTCGATTTCCCCTCAGATCCCCGATCCGATCCCTCCCAGATCCGCGGCGcccatggacgacgacgacgtgcACGGGGACgtctccccgtcgcccacgccctcgccgacctcctcctccccgctcCCGGTCGCCTCCGCGCTCCccgtcgccgaccccgtcacggtcgcctccgccccgcccggcggcggcctcatGACGCTCGCGCTCCCGATCCAGAAGCACGGGGTCTATCccagccacggcggcggcggcggcggcggcggtgggaggGAGGACGCGTGGAGCGAGGGCGCCACCTCCGCGCTCATCGACGCATGGGGGGAGCGCTTCGTCGCGCTCGgccgcggcagcctccgccacccCCAGTGGCAGGAGGTCGCCGACTCCGTCTCCGCCCGCGAGAGCTACTCCAAGGCCGCCAAGTCCGACATCCAGTGCAAGAACCGCATCGACACGCTCAAGAAGAAGTACAAGATCGAGAGGGCCAAGCCGGTCTCGTCCTGGCAGTTCTACGACCGACTCGACGTGCTCCTTGCGCCCACCTACAACCAGAAGCCATCCGCCCATCCTAACGGAAGGAACCCGGTGCCCACAGCGCTGCGTGCCGGCTTTCCCAAGCGCAGCCGCACGCCCCTTatgcccgcggcggcgcctgtCAAGCAGAGGGCGCCGTCTCCGGAGCCGTCAGCGTCGTCCGAGTCTTCGGATGGGTTCCCGCCAGAGCCGGTGCTCCCGGTGGCGAacgggaagaggaggaggacagaCGAAGGTCGTGGGgacggcagcagcggcaatGACCGCGTGCAGGGCCTGCGGGAGCTAGCGCAGGCGATACGGCGCTTCGGCGAGGCATATGAACGCATGGAGACAGCGAAGCTGGAGCAGGCTACGGAGATGGAACGCCGGCGCCTGGACTTTGCGCGTGAGCTGGAATCGCAGCGTGTACAGTTCTTCCTCAACACGCAGAGGGAGCTGTCGCAGGCCAAGAAGCACAACTCTCTGGCTGCCGCGGCTTCCCTGGCTGGTGCCACCATTGTTGGTGGTTCATCTAGGAGAATCGCATCGATTCCAGATCCCACCAGTAGGAGAAAGACATCGGTTCCTACTGTCAGGACGAGCAGCAATCACCATGGCCGCTACCACATTAGCGAGTCTAGCAGGCACCAACATCATCAGCATCGCCCTGCCCCACGGCCACATTATCAATACCATGACAATAATTTTGCTGCTTCTGCAGCTGCCAATGATGGTGAGCAGAGCgatgatgaagaggaggaggacgagggcgATGAAGAAGAGAGCCAGTGATGCACTGAATAAGAAACCATGGCGCTGGTGGCTCATTGTGGTCATTGAAGAATTTGTATTGGTATTGCCCTAGAGTTGAGCAACCTATCTTATATCGAATGCAAGCAGAAACTATGTCTAGGCAGTACATTATCGGCAACTGTTTATCTAAGTGAGCAGTAGGAGTATTATTAATTAGTAGGCGTAGTTATGATAAGCTCACTCTACCTGTACCATGTGTTAGCCACATACTTTCATGTTTCTTTCTGCCCGTTACAAGAACCTTTCTCTGATCTGATCTCATTTGTGCCAAGAATTGTGAAATCTTTCCTAAAGGTTGTGACATGTAAGGCTGTGCCAGTGCTTGCAGTCTGTGTTAAAGCATCAGCACCCTGAACTATGCGTTAAAACTGTTCGCTAGGACTGGTTGAAGTCACCAATGTTTAGTATGTTTTATGAAGATTGCACACGCTGTTGTGCTTTGCCTTTTGTAGAATGTGAAGTCTGGAG contains:
- the LOC100823940 gene encoding 3-oxoacyl-[acyl-carrier-protein] synthase I, chloroplastic, whose amino-acid sequence is MQSHAAHALGLRGPPPALPGRRRARPWRRPATAVRAAVAPQRETDPRKRVVITGLGLVSVFGSEVDGFYDRLLAGESGVRTIDRFDPGSFPTRFAGQIRGFSSEGYIDAKNDRRMDDCIRYCIVSGRKALESAGLDRGSDAHGKIDLGRAGVLVGTGMGGLSVFSNGVQNLIEKGYRKISPFFIPYAISNMGSALLATDVGFMGPNYSISTACATSNYCFYAAANHIRRGEADVIVAGGTEAAIIPIGLGGFVACRALSQRNDDPETASRPWDKERDGFVMGEGAGVLVMESLEHAIKRDAPIIAEYLGGAVNCDAYHMTDPRSDGLGVSSCIAKSLEDAGVAPEEVNYINAHATSTLAGDLAEVRAIKQVFKNLSETKINSTKSMIGHCLGAAGGLEAIATIKSITNGWVHPTINQFNSEPEVDFDTVANEKKQHEVNVAISNSFGFGGHNSVVVFTPFKP
- the LOC100829165 gene encoding trihelix transcription factor ASIL2; protein product: MDDDDVHGDVSPSPTPSPTSSSPLPVASALPVADPVTVASAPPGGGLMTLALPIQKHGVYPSHGGGGGGGGGREDAWSEGATSALIDAWGERFVALGRGSLRHPQWQEVADSVSARESYSKAAKSDIQCKNRIDTLKKKYKIERAKPVSSWQFYDRLDVLLAPTYNQKPSAHPNGRNPVPTALRAGFPKRSRTPLMPAAAPVKQRAPSPEPSASSESSDGFPPEPVLPVANGKRRRTDEGRGDGSSGNDRVQGLRELAQAIRRFGEAYERMETAKLEQATEMERRRLDFARELESQRVQFFLNTQRELSQAKKHNSLAAAASLAGATIVGGSSRRIASIPDPTSRRKTSVPTVRTSSNHHGRYHISESSRHQHHQHRPAPRPHYQYHDNNFAASAAANDGEQSDDEEEEDEGDEEESQ